In the Topomyia yanbarensis strain Yona2022 chromosome 3, ASM3024719v1, whole genome shotgun sequence genome, one interval contains:
- the LOC131686835 gene encoding uncharacterized protein LOC131686835, whose product MVNEDKPGTGAGNPKVPEQQQEANVDTLNLPRLSPPVMTQSNIESYFMSLEFWFAASGIGNAHDTKKYNIVMAQVPPSKLTELRSIIEAVPPANKYVYIKMKLIEHFADSQQKRLQLVLSDMPLGDMKPSQLFNEMRRVAGNSFCEPVLLDLWASRLPPHAQAAVIASKGDPTEKATIADAIVESMGLRSINTIGASAPSTPAATAKVTTESPPDRIETLQREIAQLTRMINKMFRSSENPRERSRSRSRSKVSKFRDNEPSYDVCWYHSKYGREARRCRKPCSFGLATKPSNQQ is encoded by the coding sequence ATGGTGAACGAGGACAAACCAGGCACTGGAGCAGGCAACCCAAAGGTACCGGAACAGCAGCAGGAAGCCAACGTGGACACCCTAAACCTGCCACGACTGAGCCCGCCGGTGATGACGCAATCCAACATCGAGTCATACTTCATGTCATTGGAGTTCTGGTTTGCCGCTTCCGGTATTGGAAATGCCCACGACACCAAGAAGTACAACATCGTCATGGCACAAGTGCCACCAAGCAAGTTGACGGAGTTACGTTCCATTATTGAAGCCGTCCCGCCTGCCAACAAGTACGTGTATATCAAGATGAAGCTGATTGAACACTTCGCCGACAGTCAGCAGAAACGTTTGCAGCTCGTATTGTCTGATATGCCGCTTGGTGACATGAAACCGAGCCAACTTTTCAACGAAATGAGGAGAGTGGCTGGAAATTCGTTTTGTGAACCCGTGCTGCTCGACCTGTGGGCCTCCAGACTTCCACCGCATGCCCAAGCTGCCGTGATTGCCTCCAAAGGGGACCCGACAGAAAAAGCTACCATCGCAGATGCCATCGTGGAATCCATGGGCCTTCGTAGCATCAACACCATCGGTGCGAGCGCACCGAGCACACCAGCAGCGACCGCTAAAGTTACAACAGAATCGCCTCCTGACAGAATTGAAACGCTCCAGCGGGAAATCGCTCAACTGACCAGGATGATCAACAAAATGTTCCGCTCAAGCGAAAACCCACGGGAGCGATCACGTTCCCGCAGCCGAAGCAAAGTGAGTAAATTTCGTGATAATGAACCGTCCTATGACGTCTGCTGGTACCACTCTAAGTACGGAAGGGAAGCACGACGGTGCCGTAAACCGTGTTCCTTCGGACTAGCAACCAAGCCCAGCAACCAACAATGA